A genome region from Gadus chalcogrammus isolate NIFS_2021 chromosome 5, NIFS_Gcha_1.0, whole genome shotgun sequence includes the following:
- the cfd gene encoding complement factor D, which translates to MKLCLLIALLALLSSQSEGIMGGQEAPAHSRPYMASIQMPNGENWKHECGGFLVADQWVMTAVHCLPTGANGRKVVLGAHSLSGVEETKQTFDIVVHNNPNFNQLNYDNDIALLKLDRPITASESVRAIEYQRAGGTNPPIGAEVETAGWGSVNNLEGRTDRLKEVAMDVVDPELCARYDYYGSKFTSNMMCSHKLCPKPCRHRTKTEDTCDGDSGGPLIYNGVVVGITSNGGKRCGQVKKPGIYTIISHYTEWINSTMSL; encoded by the exons ATGAAGCTCTGCCTGCTGATCGCTCTGCTGGCGCTGCTCTCCTCTCAAA gtGAGGGAATCATGGGAGGGCAGGAAGCTCCGGCTCATTCGCGCCCATATATGGCCTCCATCCAGATGCCGAACGGAGAGAACTGGAAGCACGAGTGCGGTGGCTTCCTGGTGGCCGACCAATGGGTGATGACCGCGGTCCACTGCCTTCCAACCGG GGCCAACGGGAGGAAGGTGGTGCTCGGAGCTCATTCGCTGTCAGGCGTGGAGGAAACCAAACAGACGTTTGATATTGTAGTTCACAACAATCCAAACTTCAACCAGCTCAACTACGATAACGACATCGCTTTACTCAAG CTGgaccggccaatcacagcgtcCGAGTCGGTTAGAGCCATCGAGTACCAGCGGGCGGGGGGTACCAACCCACCTATAGGCGCCGAGGTGGAGACCGCGGGCTGGGGTTCGGTCAACAACCTGGAGGGGCGCACGGACCGTCTGAAGGAGGTGGCCATGGACGTGGTGGACCCCGAGCTGTGCGCCCGCTACGACTACTACGGCTCAAAGTTCACCAGCAACATGATGTGCTCCCACAAGCTGTGCCCCAAACCCTGCAGACACAGAACCAAGACCGAGGATACCTGCGAT GGAGATTCGGGCGGACCTCTCATCTATAATGGCGTAGTCGTAGGGATCACATCCAACGGCGGGAAGAGATGTGGTCAGGTGAAGAAGCCGGGTATCTACACGATCATCTCCCACTACACCGAGTGGATCAACAGCACAATGTCCCTGTaa